In a single window of the Terrirubrum flagellatum genome:
- a CDS encoding iron ABC transporter permease, whose translation MNSSTRGAILAGATAYVLAPWHMTEDSLLSLATWGGYPFGRAGSALALGLSSEWWLLPILAPILVSLFALSLKKDDARLSPMLVWAGVAGLALMIIEGFAIRHRGYGFDWIKAILGSEGPKQAGMGLGAFVTASAFLVMLCHGLAYRGFCRGDVFIVTSIGAIIALIAVFVFMPVVAVLQSAFLDLSSRLAPLEFLGKLFDNSVWGLDCLGGGARCGVAWNTLFLAILVGVLSTALGLAFALIVTRTGFRAKGVLRVLTVLPIITPPFVIGLALILLFGRSGVVSAFLSDWFEIPRSRWIYGLPGVLIAQLLAFTPISFLVLIGVVQGISPALEEATQTLRATRWTAFRTVTWPLMRPGLANAFLLGFVESMADFGNPLVLGGNFEVLSTKIFFAVVGAAVDPGRAAVLAIILLAFTLAAFWLQNFWLGKKSYTTVTGKGDTGLPQPLPKGVAIASYATAIPWAILTVVIYLIILVGGFVRTMGRDYTPTLEHYLTAFRVEQTERGLFFSGSAWNSLITTLEVAGVSAPLTAVIGILTAWLLTRNRFAGQRAFEFGTMLSFAIPGTVVGVSYILAFNIPPIELTGGGLILIICFVFRNMPVGVRSGIAGLSQLDKSLDEASLTLGARSFTTLRKVVLPLLRPAIIASLVYSFVRAMTAVSAVIFLVSAEYNLATSYIVGRVEAGEFGLAIAYSSALIVIMIMAIGLIQLVVGERRLGRRQSNEFVVGAG comes from the coding sequence ATGAACAGTTCGACGAGAGGGGCCATTCTCGCGGGCGCGACAGCGTATGTGCTCGCGCCCTGGCACATGACCGAAGACAGTTTGCTCAGTCTCGCGACGTGGGGCGGCTATCCCTTCGGCCGCGCCGGGTCGGCGCTGGCGCTCGGGCTGTCCAGCGAGTGGTGGTTGTTGCCGATCCTCGCGCCGATCCTTGTTTCGCTCTTTGCGCTCTCTCTCAAAAAGGATGACGCGCGCCTCTCGCCGATGCTTGTCTGGGCGGGCGTCGCCGGGCTCGCATTGATGATCATCGAAGGATTCGCGATCCGTCATCGCGGCTACGGATTCGACTGGATCAAGGCGATCCTCGGAAGCGAAGGGCCGAAGCAGGCGGGCATGGGGCTTGGCGCGTTCGTGACGGCGTCCGCCTTCCTTGTCATGCTCTGTCACGGCCTTGCTTATCGTGGCTTCTGTCGCGGCGACGTGTTCATCGTAACGTCGATCGGCGCCATCATCGCACTGATCGCGGTGTTCGTGTTCATGCCCGTCGTGGCGGTGTTGCAAAGCGCGTTCCTCGATCTGTCGAGCCGGCTCGCCCCGCTCGAATTCCTCGGCAAGCTTTTTGACAATTCAGTATGGGGCCTTGATTGCCTCGGCGGCGGCGCGCGCTGCGGCGTGGCCTGGAACACGCTTTTCCTCGCGATTCTTGTCGGCGTGCTGTCGACGGCGCTCGGGCTCGCCTTTGCGTTGATCGTGACGCGCACGGGTTTCCGCGCCAAGGGCGTCCTGCGCGTGCTGACGGTGCTGCCGATCATCACGCCGCCCTTCGTGATCGGCCTTGCGCTGATCCTTTTGTTCGGCCGCTCCGGCGTCGTCAGCGCCTTCCTTTCCGATTGGTTCGAGATTCCGCGTTCGCGCTGGATCTATGGACTGCCCGGCGTGCTGATCGCGCAGCTTCTCGCCTTCACGCCGATCTCCTTCCTTGTGCTGATCGGCGTGGTGCAGGGCATCAGCCCTGCTCTTGAAGAGGCGACGCAGACCTTGCGGGCGACGCGCTGGACCGCGTTTCGCACGGTGACGTGGCCGCTGATGCGGCCGGGTCTCGCCAACGCATTCCTTCTCGGCTTTGTCGAGAGCATGGCCGACTTCGGCAATCCGCTCGTGCTCGGCGGAAATTTCGAGGTGCTGTCGACCAAGATTTTCTTCGCCGTCGTCGGCGCCGCCGTCGATCCCGGCCGCGCGGCGGTGCTTGCGATCATTTTGCTCGCCTTCACGCTGGCGGCCTTCTGGCTGCAGAATTTCTGGCTTGGAAAGAAGAGCTACACGACTGTCACCGGCAAGGGGGATACGGGCCTGCCGCAACCGCTGCCGAAAGGCGTCGCCATCGCGAGCTACGCCACGGCGATTCCGTGGGCGATCCTGACCGTCGTCATCTACCTCATCATTCTTGTCGGCGGCTTCGTGCGCACCATGGGACGCGACTACACGCCGACGCTCGAACATTATCTCACCGCATTCCGCGTCGAGCAGACCGAGCGCGGCCTGTTCTTTTCCGGCTCCGCCTGGAATTCGCTCATCACGACGCTTGAAGTCGCCGGCGTCTCGGCGCCGCTGACCGCCGTGATCGGCATCCTCACGGCGTGGCTTCTCACACGCAACCGCTTCGCCGGACAGCGCGCCTTCGAATTCGGAACGATGCTGTCCTTCGCGATTCCCGGCACTGTCGTCGGCGTGAGCTACATTCTCGCGTTTAACATTCCGCCGATCGAACTGACGGGCGGCGGGTTGATCCTCATCATCTGCTTCGTTTTCCGCAATATGCCCGTCGGCGTGCGTTCGGGAATCGCCGGGTTGTCTCAACTCGACAAGTCGCTGGACGAGGCGTCGCTTACGCTCGGCGCGCGCTCCTTCACGACCTTGCGCAAGGTCGTGTTGCCGCTGCTGCGGCCGGCGATCATTGCGTCGCTGGTCTATTCCTTCGTGCGCGCCATGACAGCGGTGAGCGCCGTGATCTTCCTTGTGTCGGCCGAATATAATCTGGCGACGAGCTATATCGTCGGCCGCGTGGAAGCCGGTGAATTCGGGCTCGCCATCGCATATTCATCTGCGCTCATCGTCATCATGATCATGGCGATCGGGCTTATTCAGCTCGTGGTAGGCGAGCGTCGGCTTGGCCGCCGCCAGAGCAACGAGTTCGTCGTCGGCGCGGGTTGA
- a CDS encoding ABC transporter ATP-binding protein, whose product MSRSGPASVEFRNVSKRYGGVTAVADVSFTIEPGTLVTLLGPSGCGKTTTLRLIAGLEMASEGQIIIGGRDVTNLSASERDVSMVFQSYALFPHMSVLDNVAYGPTVSGQPKAKAREMAIEKLGLVGLKGYETRMPSELSGGQQQRVAVARALVLEPQVLLFDEPLSNLDAKLRRRVREDIRRLQRDLNLTVAYVTHDQEEALAVSDRVIVMSNARIAQSGSPRELYEEPASLFVADFIGDSNILDVDIASVSDGRARARLQSASLDLPSRGAKPGAAKLGVRPDAIHLSTSAAPDALAGTVKHAAYLGKHMEYTIAVGAIELFVVDKRVKQPFVVGSDVFVGFDAGGVIILPS is encoded by the coding sequence ATGAGCCGCAGCGGCCCCGCTTCCGTCGAATTCCGCAACGTGTCGAAACGCTATGGCGGCGTCACCGCCGTCGCCGACGTGTCCTTCACCATCGAGCCGGGAACGCTGGTGACGCTGCTCGGGCCGTCGGGTTGTGGCAAGACGACGACGCTGCGCCTGATTGCGGGCCTCGAAATGGCGAGCGAGGGGCAGATCATCATTGGCGGGCGCGACGTCACCAATCTCTCGGCGTCCGAACGCGACGTCAGCATGGTGTTCCAGAGCTACGCGCTTTTCCCGCACATGTCGGTTCTCGACAATGTCGCCTACGGCCCGACGGTCAGCGGGCAGCCCAAGGCGAAAGCGCGCGAGATGGCGATCGAAAAGCTCGGCCTCGTTGGCCTCAAGGGCTACGAAACCCGCATGCCCTCGGAATTATCGGGCGGCCAGCAGCAGCGCGTCGCGGTCGCTCGCGCGCTGGTTCTTGAGCCGCAGGTGCTGCTGTTCGATGAGCCGCTTTCAAATCTTGATGCTAAACTCCGCCGCCGCGTGCGCGAGGATATTCGCCGACTGCAGCGCGATCTCAATCTGACAGTGGCCTATGTCACGCACGATCAGGAAGAGGCGCTCGCCGTTTCCGATCGTGTGATCGTCATGTCGAATGCGCGGATCGCGCAAAGCGGATCGCCGCGCGAACTCTATGAGGAGCCGGCGAGCCTGTTCGTCGCCGATTTCATTGGTGATTCCAACATCCTCGATGTGGACATCGCATCGGTTTCGGATGGTCGCGCCCGCGCGAGGCTTCAATCCGCCAGCCTCGACCTGCCGAGCCGCGGCGCAAAGCCGGGCGCGGCGAAGCTCGGCGTGCGTCCGGACGCGATCCATCTCTCTACGTCCGCGGCGCCTGATGCGCTCGCCGGAACGGTCAAGCACGCGGCCTATCTCGGGAAACATATGGAATACACAATCGCGGTGGGCGCGATCGAGCTGTTCGTCGTCGACAAGCGTGTGAAGCAGCCGTTCGTCGTGGGCTCCGATGTGTTCGTCGGATTCGACGCGGGTGGCGTGATCATCCTGCCGAGCTGA
- a CDS encoding Na/Pi cotransporter family protein, translated as MSLFKTLLDFCGFVALLLWGAHMVQTGVQRAFGARLRAMLGSALGNRLYAFGAGVGVTAALQSSTATGLMTAGFAAAGLVELAPALAVMLGANVGTTLIVQAFSFDVAAVAPVLVLIGVVIFRRDSRSQFHDLGRVFIGVGLMLLALHHLLDAMTPIADMSGVRAALRVLSSNPVLLVCVGAGVAWAAHSSVAVVLLVMSLAAKGVVAPEAAFALALGANLGTAINPVTETVSGANNPAAKRLPFGNLFNRVIGVALALAAMPLISQAMSAIDPDPARAVANFHTLFNVTLAILFLPALDLYAASLRKLFPDQPDPADPARPLYLDHGAKETPFVALGGAAREALRIVDVLDEMLRGARGALIDGDRRSMVVTRRLDDVVDKLNLAVKTFVASLDPADMSDADKRRVDEILAFITNLEQAADVVDRNLLPHAAKRFKRGLAFSKADQDELTTMIDRLIANLRTAASLFVTEDQRAALKLAEEKVAFRAAEAAAREAHFTQLRQGKRDSAQSSALHLDLLRDIKLINSHVVAAAAYPVLERTGGLLESRIAASPAT; from the coding sequence ATGAGTTTGTTCAAGACGCTGCTCGATTTCTGCGGCTTCGTCGCGCTTCTCCTCTGGGGAGCCCATATGGTGCAGACCGGCGTGCAGCGCGCCTTCGGCGCCCGCTTGCGGGCGATGCTGGGATCAGCGCTCGGCAATCGCCTTTACGCCTTCGGGGCCGGCGTCGGCGTCACGGCGGCCCTCCAGAGCAGCACCGCAACCGGATTGATGACTGCGGGGTTCGCCGCCGCCGGGCTTGTCGAACTCGCTCCGGCTCTGGCGGTGATGCTTGGCGCGAATGTCGGAACGACTCTGATCGTCCAGGCCTTCTCGTTCGATGTGGCGGCAGTCGCGCCGGTGCTTGTGCTGATCGGCGTCGTGATCTTCAGGCGAGACTCCCGATCACAGTTTCATGACCTCGGTCGCGTCTTCATCGGCGTCGGGCTGATGCTGCTGGCGCTTCATCATCTTCTCGATGCGATGACGCCAATTGCCGACATGTCCGGCGTGAGAGCGGCGCTTCGCGTGCTGTCATCCAATCCCGTTCTATTGGTTTGCGTCGGCGCGGGCGTGGCCTGGGCGGCGCATTCCAGCGTCGCCGTCGTGCTCCTCGTCATGTCGCTGGCGGCGAAAGGCGTGGTCGCGCCGGAGGCGGCGTTTGCGCTGGCGCTCGGCGCCAATCTGGGGACAGCGATCAATCCGGTCACGGAAACGGTCAGCGGCGCGAACAACCCCGCCGCCAAGCGACTGCCTTTCGGAAATCTGTTCAACCGCGTGATCGGCGTCGCGCTGGCTCTCGCCGCCATGCCGCTGATCTCCCAGGCGATGTCAGCCATCGATCCGGACCCCGCCCGCGCGGTCGCCAATTTTCATACGCTCTTCAACGTCACGCTGGCGATCCTGTTTCTGCCGGCGCTCGACCTCTACGCAGCGTCGTTGCGGAAGCTGTTTCCCGATCAGCCCGATCCGGCAGACCCGGCGCGTCCGCTTTATCTCGATCATGGCGCCAAGGAGACGCCCTTCGTCGCGTTGGGAGGCGCGGCGCGGGAGGCGCTTCGGATCGTTGACGTGCTCGATGAAATGTTGCGCGGTGCGCGCGGCGCGCTCATCGACGGCGACCGCCGCTCAATGGTCGTCACCCGCCGGCTCGATGACGTCGTCGACAAGCTCAATCTGGCGGTGAAGACCTTCGTCGCCTCGCTCGATCCCGCCGACATGAGCGACGCAGACAAACGGCGCGTCGACGAGATTCTCGCCTTCATCACCAATCTCGAACAGGCCGCCGATGTCGTCGATCGCAACCTGCTGCCCCATGCGGCCAAGCGCTTCAAGCGCGGCCTGGCCTTCTCGAAAGCGGATCAGGACGAGTTGACGACAATGATCGACAGGCTGATCGCCAATCTGCGAACGGCCGCGTCCCTGTTCGTCACCGAGGATCAGCGCGCGGCGCTCAAACTCGCCGAGGAGAAGGTCGCTTTTCGCGCCGCCGAGGCCGCTGCGCGCGAGGCGCATTTCACCCAGCTCCGCCAGGGCAAACGCGACAGCGCGCAATCAAGCGCGCTGCATCTCGATCTCCTGCGCGACATCAAGCTGATCAACTCCCATGTCGTCGCGGCGGCGGCTTATCCAGTGCTGGAGCGGACCGGCGGCTTGCTGGAGAGCCGCATCGCAGCTTCGCCGGCGACATAG
- a CDS encoding NUDIX hydrolase, translating into MTSRGTKRFVIPKGWPMKKLRDHDAAALEAFEEAGVRGKISRRPLGVFLYWKRMSRAFKLVEVDLFPLRVTRQARKWLEKGQREMAWLTAEDAILLLDEPRLKTLIREFVDRQESRGAEGKIKRSNDALLE; encoded by the coding sequence ATGACGTCGCGCGGCACGAAGCGTTTCGTGATTCCCAAGGGCTGGCCGATGAAAAAACTCCGCGATCACGATGCGGCGGCGTTGGAGGCTTTCGAAGAAGCGGGCGTTCGCGGCAAGATCTCGCGCCGACCGCTTGGGGTATTTCTCTACTGGAAGAGAATGAGCCGCGCCTTCAAGCTCGTCGAAGTTGATCTCTTCCCGCTCAGGGTGACGCGGCAAGCCAGGAAGTGGCTCGAGAAAGGTCAACGTGAGATGGCCTGGTTGACTGCCGAAGACGCCATCCTGCTGCTTGATGAGCCAAGGCTGAAAACGCTGATCCGCGAGTTTGTGGACAGGCAGGAATCTCGCGGCGCGGAAGGCAAAATCAAGCGATCCAACGACGCTCTGCTGGAATAG
- a CDS encoding mechanosensitive ion channel family protein, producing the protein MFRIAAGVGIAIIAALLVLTELGVNITPLIAGASVLGLAVSFGSQTLVKDIVSGMFYLADDAFRVGEYIDCGKAKGTVEGFTLRSIKLRHQNGQVHTIPFGQLGQITNFSRDWATVKFNLRLARDADLEKVRKAVKKVGLAMLEDPEVKDEFLAPVKLQGIADIADNALVVRVKFTVKPQNPSFIQRLAMKRIVQAFSENGIEFASSTVAVQTIGANADVAAAGAAAARARNADVAAAA; encoded by the coding sequence TTGTTCCGGATCGCGGCCGGTGTCGGCATCGCGATCATCGCGGCCCTTCTCGTTTTGACGGAGCTTGGCGTCAACATCACGCCGCTCATCGCCGGCGCGTCGGTTTTGGGACTGGCGGTCTCCTTCGGCAGCCAAACGCTCGTCAAGGATATCGTCTCGGGTATGTTCTATCTCGCTGATGACGCCTTCCGCGTCGGCGAATACATCGATTGCGGCAAGGCCAAAGGAACCGTCGAGGGTTTTACGCTGCGATCGATCAAACTTCGACACCAAAACGGTCAGGTTCACACGATCCCCTTTGGGCAGCTCGGCCAGATCACAAATTTCAGCCGTGACTGGGCCACCGTAAAATTCAACCTTCGCCTCGCTCGCGACGCGGATCTTGAGAAAGTACGGAAGGCCGTGAAGAAAGTCGGTCTCGCGATGCTTGAAGATCCCGAAGTCAAGGATGAGTTCCTTGCCCCCGTCAAACTGCAGGGAATTGCGGATATCGCCGATAACGCGCTGGTCGTCCGCGTAAAGTTTACCGTGAAACCCCAGAATCCAAGTTTCATTCAACGCCTTGCGATGAAGCGCATCGTCCAGGCTTTCTCGGAAAACGGCATCGAGTTCGCGAGTTCAACGGTCGCGGTGCAGACGATCGGCGCAAACGCTGACGTAGCCGCTGCCGGCGCGGCGGCGGCGCGCGCTCGCAACGCTGACGTCGCGGCTGCAGCATAA
- a CDS encoding helix-turn-helix transcriptional regulator, producing MDASDLALLELLYRAVGDPDAWTAAIAGMAQIMRAGHAHFMAFPSADAPPFMQTVGLGEDDIERFGSPRSWALWKPYQYVMPRNRPVLQGEIIRDDQFERSDFYNEIVRPSGGFYSLTLQQEAAPSIWQLTFCRPRKAGEYTDHEATRLSRIIPHLASVFTLHSRLKLAEERALGLSKALDRLDDGVLLVGGSGAVDFANASALRLLLDPSAWLLQARVVERVGADRRLRLRDVICELRADPSRASRRLYGEEPTQSGGWLIIDVMSLIGFDLTMPGVSAPQLAVFIRRTGACADLDRRAVEDIYHLTPRESEIAALLARGRGPLEISRTIGLTEQTVRFYLKQIFAKTGTGGQTGLVATLRPYMAPQR from the coding sequence GTGGACGCTAGCGATCTCGCGTTGCTCGAATTGCTGTACCGCGCCGTGGGCGATCCAGACGCTTGGACAGCCGCAATCGCCGGAATGGCTCAGATAATGCGTGCGGGCCACGCCCACTTCATGGCGTTTCCATCCGCCGATGCGCCGCCTTTCATGCAAACGGTCGGGCTGGGAGAGGATGACATTGAAAGATTTGGTTCGCCGAGAAGCTGGGCGCTCTGGAAGCCTTATCAATATGTGATGCCACGCAACCGACCTGTTCTTCAAGGAGAGATCATTCGCGATGACCAATTCGAGCGAAGCGACTTTTACAACGAGATCGTGAGGCCATCGGGCGGCTTCTACAGCTTGACGCTGCAGCAAGAAGCGGCGCCCTCCATTTGGCAACTGACGTTCTGCCGGCCTCGCAAGGCAGGAGAGTATACCGACCACGAGGCGACGCGGCTCAGCCGCATCATCCCGCATCTTGCCTCAGTCTTTACATTGCACAGCCGGCTGAAGCTGGCGGAAGAGCGCGCGTTGGGATTGTCGAAGGCGCTCGACCGCCTGGACGACGGCGTCTTGCTGGTGGGAGGCTCGGGCGCGGTGGATTTCGCCAACGCCAGCGCTCTGCGTTTGCTCCTTGATCCTTCTGCTTGGTTGCTGCAAGCGCGAGTGGTCGAGCGCGTCGGCGCGGACCGCCGGCTTCGCCTGAGGGATGTCATTTGCGAACTGCGGGCTGATCCAAGCCGCGCAAGCCGGCGTCTGTATGGAGAGGAACCGACGCAATCGGGCGGGTGGTTGATCATCGACGTCATGTCGCTGATTGGATTCGATTTAACGATGCCCGGCGTTTCGGCTCCTCAGCTTGCCGTCTTCATTCGGCGAACTGGCGCTTGCGCTGATCTTGACCGGCGCGCCGTCGAAGATATTTATCATTTGACGCCTCGCGAGAGCGAGATCGCAGCGCTGCTGGCGCGGGGCCGTGGTCCGCTGGAGATCAGCAGGACTATCGGCCTGACGGAGCAGACTGTCCGTTTTTATCTCAAGCAGATTTTTGCCAAGACAGGGACGGGAGGTCAGACCGGTTTGGTTGCAACGCTGCGGCCATATATGGCCCCGCAACGATAG
- a CDS encoding DUF6636 domain-containing protein codes for MFIAGCFALTGGASSVAQNLTKAPIAADQYGGFNFTVPSNNIECIYTPAGGTPTYKPPKNEAELSCDRAQPTYLHFGLGAHGPAVMIENPGEQPCCSDAPVLAYGGTWKQTPFTCSSEQAGLTCKRDDGHGFFISRAKANTF; via the coding sequence GTGTTCATCGCCGGATGTTTCGCTTTAACTGGCGGCGCATCGTCTGTGGCGCAGAATTTAACGAAGGCGCCAATCGCGGCCGATCAATATGGCGGCTTCAACTTCACGGTGCCATCGAACAATATCGAATGCATCTATACCCCGGCCGGCGGAACGCCGACCTATAAGCCGCCCAAAAATGAAGCAGAGTTGTCGTGCGATCGCGCGCAACCCACTTATCTTCACTTTGGCCTCGGCGCGCATGGTCCGGCGGTGATGATCGAGAATCCGGGCGAACAACCGTGCTGCAGCGACGCGCCGGTGCTTGCCTATGGCGGCACCTGGAAACAAACGCCCTTCACCTGCTCGTCCGAGCAAGCCGGTTTGACCTGCAAGCGAGATGATGGCCATGGCTTTTTCATCAGTAGAGCCAAGGCGAACACGTTTTGA
- a CDS encoding polysaccharide deacetylase: MSAQTSTEKPWQLREDTWRRIVNHVRAGRSLKPAAWKNGARFAVALSFDSDHETIELRNGGKSYSRISQGQYGARAGMPRILNLLNRHDVPATFFMPAVSALINDAEVKQVMDHGHELAIHSWIHEFNSQLDYETELDLSQRASDVLEKLSGKRPVGMRTASWDFSPHTLKVIRKLGLLYDSSLMADDEAYELLDEGEPTGVVELPVEWIRDDAVYFNMDRMASLRPYGGPAMVLDIFLRELDVAAEEGGLYVLTMHPHHSGHRSRIGILDEVIRAAKAKGGAWFATHAEIAQYCASEAKLQRAGIAG; this comes from the coding sequence ATGAGCGCTCAAACCTCCACCGAAAAGCCGTGGCAATTGCGAGAGGACACATGGCGTCGCATCGTCAACCATGTCCGCGCGGGCCGCTCGTTGAAGCCGGCGGCGTGGAAGAATGGCGCGCGCTTCGCGGTCGCGCTGTCCTTCGACAGCGACCACGAAACGATTGAGTTGCGGAATGGCGGCAAATCCTATTCGCGGATCAGTCAGGGACAGTATGGCGCGCGCGCCGGCATGCCGCGCATCCTCAATCTTCTCAACCGTCATGACGTGCCCGCGACGTTCTTCATGCCTGCGGTTTCGGCGCTGATCAACGACGCCGAAGTCAAGCAAGTCATGGATCACGGCCATGAGCTCGCGATCCATAGCTGGATCCATGAGTTCAATTCGCAGCTCGATTACGAGACCGAACTCGATCTGTCGCAACGGGCCAGCGATGTGCTGGAGAAGCTTTCGGGTAAGCGCCCGGTCGGCATGCGCACGGCGTCATGGGACTTCAGCCCGCATACGCTGAAAGTCATCCGCAAGCTGGGCCTGCTCTATGACTCTTCGCTCATGGCCGATGACGAAGCTTACGAACTCCTCGACGAAGGCGAACCGACAGGCGTCGTCGAACTGCCGGTCGAATGGATTCGCGACGACGCGGTCTATTTCAACATGGACCGCATGGCGTCGCTCCGTCCCTATGGCGGCCCGGCCATGGTGCTCGACATCTTTCTGCGCGAGCTCGACGTCGCCGCAGAGGAAGGCGGCCTCTATGTGCTGACGATGCATCCCCACCACAGCGGCCATCGTTCGCGCATCGGCATTCTCGACGAGGTGATCCGGGCCGCCAAGGCGAAGGGAGGCGCCTGGTTCGCAACACATGCAGAAATAGCTCAATATTGCGCCTCGGAGGCCAAGCTTCAACGCGCTGGCATCGCGGGCTAA
- a CDS encoding SDR family NAD(P)-dependent oxidoreductase produces the protein MTTEQRKVALVTGGARGIGRACVKALARSGFDIAIVDLLVEEAQRTAGEIREIGRDVVTFEADVTDFARAQQIAQEVKARFSRIDFLLNDAGKGQPKGILEITEEEFDRTIDINLKSCFNYIRAVAPTMLEQGAGRIASMSSLNAFSGGVTAAVSRFSYAAAKAGILGMTRALAKELGPAIHINAICPGLIETELGNAVTRSRGPQIAANDIALRRLGKPDDIAQLVVFLAASEPCFITGQAFTVDGFHYNC, from the coding sequence ATGACGACTGAACAGAGGAAAGTCGCGCTTGTCACGGGCGGCGCGCGGGGCATCGGCCGCGCCTGTGTGAAAGCGCTCGCGCGATCCGGATTCGATATTGCGATCGTCGATCTCCTGGTCGAGGAGGCGCAGCGGACGGCCGGAGAGATTCGCGAGATCGGACGGGACGTCGTGACATTCGAAGCTGACGTGACCGACTTCGCCCGGGCGCAGCAGATCGCCCAGGAGGTGAAGGCGCGCTTCAGCCGCATCGATTTCCTGCTCAATGACGCCGGCAAGGGCCAGCCCAAGGGCATCCTCGAAATCACCGAAGAGGAATTCGATCGCACGATCGATATCAACCTGAAGAGTTGCTTCAACTATATTCGCGCCGTCGCGCCGACGATGCTTGAGCAGGGCGCGGGACGCATCGCCTCGATGTCCTCACTCAACGCGTTCTCGGGCGGCGTCACAGCGGCCGTCAGCCGCTTCTCCTACGCCGCGGCGAAAGCGGGCATCCTCGGCATGACGCGCGCGCTCGCCAAGGAGCTTGGTCCCGCCATTCATATCAACGCCATCTGCCCCGGTCTGATCGAGACCGAGCTTGGCAACGCCGTCACGCGCTCGCGCGGTCCACAGATCGCCGCTAACGACATCGCGCTCAGGCGCCTCGGCAAGCCCGACGACATCGCACAACTCGTCGTCTTTCTCGCCGCATCCGAACCCTGCTTCATCACCGGTCAGGCCTTCACGGTCGACGGTTTCCACTACAACTGCTGA
- a CDS encoding dipeptide ABC transporter ATP-binding protein has protein sequence MTTDTPPPPSAPLLEVSELKKHFPVRKGLLRRTVGQVHAVDGISFSIGRGETLSVVGESGCGKSTTGRLVMKLMEPTAGAIRFDGEDVTALDVAQAQHLRRRMQIIFQDPYSSLNPRQSAGSIVAEPMVIHRTQSGTAINDRVEMLFRRVGLRADDMRKLPAAFSGGQRQRIGIARALALNPELIVCDEPVSALDVSIQAQVVNLLMDLQDEFGLSYLFIAHDLAVVHHISHRVAVMYLGRIVELADRRSLFRDPLHPYTQALLSAIPRPAPSAKRADRAVLSGDLPSPVNPPSGCRFHTRCPLAMPRCRVDDPTLREVRPGHWAACHLHDVEAS, from the coding sequence GTGACGACAGACACGCCGCCACCGCCGAGCGCTCCGCTGCTCGAAGTTTCGGAACTGAAGAAGCATTTCCCCGTGCGGAAAGGATTGCTCAGGCGCACCGTGGGCCAGGTCCATGCGGTGGATGGAATCTCGTTTTCGATCGGGCGCGGCGAAACGCTCAGCGTCGTCGGCGAAAGCGGCTGCGGCAAGTCGACCACAGGCCGCCTTGTCATGAAGCTGATGGAGCCGACCGCCGGCGCAATCCGCTTTGACGGCGAAGACGTGACTGCGCTCGACGTGGCGCAAGCTCAACATCTGCGACGGCGCATGCAGATCATCTTTCAGGACCCCTATTCCTCGCTCAATCCGCGCCAGAGCGCTGGCTCCATCGTGGCCGAGCCCATGGTGATTCATCGCACGCAATCCGGCACCGCCATCAATGATCGAGTCGAGATGCTGTTCAGGCGCGTCGGCTTGCGCGCCGACGACATGCGCAAGCTGCCGGCGGCCTTCTCCGGCGGTCAGCGGCAGCGCATTGGCATCGCGCGTGCGCTCGCGCTCAATCCGGAGCTGATCGTCTGCGATGAGCCGGTGTCGGCGCTGGACGTTTCAATCCAGGCGCAGGTCGTCAATCTACTTATGGATTTGCAGGATGAATTCGGCCTGTCCTACCTGTTCATCGCGCATGATCTGGCGGTGGTCCATCACATCAGCCACCGCGTCGCGGTGATGTATCTCGGCCGCATTGTGGAGCTGGCGGATCGGCGCAGCCTGTTCCGCGATCCCCTGCATCCTTACACGCAGGCGCTCCTCTCGGCGATTCCGCGCCCCGCGCCATCAGCGAAGCGCGCCGATCGCGCCGTGCTCAGCGGCGACCTCCCAAGCCCGGTCAACCCGCCGAGCGGCTGCCGCTTTCACACCCGCTGCCCGCTCGCAATGCCGCGTTGCCGGGTGGACGACCCAACGCTCCGCGAGGTGAGACCGGGTCATTGGGCCGCATGCCATCTCCATGACGTCGAAGCCAGTTAG